Proteins encoded together in one Bactrocera neohumeralis isolate Rockhampton chromosome 4, APGP_CSIRO_Bneo_wtdbg2-racon-allhic-juicebox.fasta_v2, whole genome shotgun sequence window:
- the LOC126755635 gene encoding uncharacterized protein LOC126755635 isoform X3: MYKLSIILLSLLAGTAFGASTNNLLRSTEINLLQLMVDTRANQRANPEQSLACFDYYLKVFDDLNEEYRLGFAACLDTAEDDRSKVDAATQPERDAIEASAKSSCEALNACAQLVGSIEYFSCFSSTGKDNTESMYEISADAGETLANVRESYRLIENAEHRCTNASEREYVENTYKANLDLQSCLRGESAVPTTVAPTPTSPSETSPGETESTAAPTESTPGTPEPTGAPTESTTGAPAETDSTAAPTESTSDAPAVTEDAGTTTNSDFMPEEDLFAMRKLLAKLKSRLAVSKH; the protein is encoded by the exons ATGTACAAGTTATCGATTATTCTGCTAAGCCTTTTAGCAGGCACGGCTTTCGGTGCCTCAACGAACAATTTGCTTAGGAGCACAGAGATCAATTTATTGCAATTGATGGTGGACACGCGAGCCAATCAACGCGCCAACCCCGAGCAAAGCTTGGCTTGCTTCGATTATTATCTTAAAGTGTTCGACGATCTCAATGAGGAGTACCGACTAGGCTTTGCTGCCTGCCTTGACACAGCCGAAGATGATAGGAGCAAAGTCGACGCTGCTACACAACCTGAACGCGATGCGATTGAAGCGTCGGCCAAGTCTTCTTGTGAGGCACTGAACGCTTGCGCACAGCTTGTTGGATCAATCGAATATTTCAGTTGCTTTTCAAGTACT ggcAAAGACAATACCGAAAGCATGTACGAGATTTCAGCAGATGCTGGCGAAACTTTAGCAAATGTACGCGAAAGCTATCGCTTAATAGAAAATGCTGAACACCGCTGTACGAATGCATCTGAACGTGAATATGTGGAGAATACCTATAAGGCTAATCTGGATTTACAAAGCTGTCTTAGAGGTGAATCGGCAGTGCCGACGACCGTCGCTCCAACACCTACTTCTCCCTCAGAAACAAGCCCGGGAGAAACAGAATCAACAGCGGCACCAACCGAGTCAACTCCAGGTACTCCTGAAC CTACAGGCGCACCAACAGAGTCGACAACAGGGGCACCCGCAGAGACAGACTCAACAGCGGCACCGACCGAGTCGACCTCGGATGCTCCAGCTGTAACTGAAGACGCTGGAACAACTACGAATAGTGATTTCATGCCAGAAGAAGACCTGTTTGCTATGAGGAAACTGCTTGCTAAACTAAAAAGTAGACTTGCAGTGAGCAAACATTAA
- the LOC126755635 gene encoding uncharacterized protein LOC126755635 isoform X2, translating to MYKLSIILLSLLAGTAFGASTNNLLRSTEINLLQLMVDTRANQRANPEQSLACFDYYLKVFDDLNEEYRLGFAACLDTAEDDRSKVDAATQPERDAIEASAKSSCEALNACAQLVGSIEYFSCFSSTGKDNTESMYEISADAGETLANVRESYRLIENAEHRCTNASEREYVENTYKANLDLQSCLRGESAVPTTVAPTPTSPSETSPGETESTAAPTESTPGTPEPTGAPTESTTGAPEETESTAAPTESTPDTPEPTGAPTESTTGAPAETDSTAAPTESTSDAPAVTEDAGTTTNSDFMPEEDLFAMRKLLAKLKSRLAVSKH from the exons ATGTACAAGTTATCGATTATTCTGCTAAGCCTTTTAGCAGGCACGGCTTTCGGTGCCTCAACGAACAATTTGCTTAGGAGCACAGAGATCAATTTATTGCAATTGATGGTGGACACGCGAGCCAATCAACGCGCCAACCCCGAGCAAAGCTTGGCTTGCTTCGATTATTATCTTAAAGTGTTCGACGATCTCAATGAGGAGTACCGACTAGGCTTTGCTGCCTGCCTTGACACAGCCGAAGATGATAGGAGCAAAGTCGACGCTGCTACACAACCTGAACGCGATGCGATTGAAGCGTCGGCCAAGTCTTCTTGTGAGGCACTGAACGCTTGCGCACAGCTTGTTGGATCAATCGAATATTTCAGTTGCTTTTCAAGTACT ggcAAAGACAATACCGAAAGCATGTACGAGATTTCAGCAGATGCTGGCGAAACTTTAGCAAATGTACGCGAAAGCTATCGCTTAATAGAAAATGCTGAACACCGCTGTACGAATGCATCTGAACGTGAATATGTGGAGAATACCTATAAGGCTAATCTGGATTTACAAAGCTGTCTTAGAGGTGAATCGGCAGTGCCGACGACCGTCGCTCCAACACCTACTTCTCCCTCAGAAACAAGCCCGGGAGAAACAGAATCAACAGCGGCACCAACCGAGTCAACTCCAGGTACTCCTGAACCTACAGGCGCACCAACCGAGTCGACAACAGGGGCACCCGAAGAGACAGAATCAACAGCGGCACCAACCGAGTCAACTCCAG ATACTCCTGAACCTACAGGCGCACCAACAGAGTCGACAACAGGGGCACCCGCAGAGACAGACTCAACAGCGGCACCGACCGAGTCGACCTCGGATGCTCCAGCTGTAACTGAAGACGCTGGAACAACTACGAATAGTGATTTCATGCCAGAAGAAGACCTGTTTGCTATGAGGAAACTGCTTGCTAAACTAAAAAGTAGACTTGCAGTGAGCAAACATTAA
- the LOC126755635 gene encoding uncharacterized protein LOC126755635 isoform X4, whose product MYKLSIILLSLLAGTAFGASTNNLLRSTEINLLQLMVDTRANQRANPEQSLACFDYYLKVFDDLNEEYRLGFAACLDTAEDDRSKVDAATQPERDAIEASAKSSCEALNACAQLVGSIEYFSCFSSTGKDNTESMYEISADAGETLANVRESYRLIENAEHRCTNASEREYVENTYKANLDLQSCLRGESAVPTTVAPTPTSPSETSPGETESTAAPTESTPDTPEPTGAPTESTTGAPAETDSTAAPTESTSDAPAVTEDAGTTTNSDFMPEEDLFAMRKLLAKLKSRLAVSKH is encoded by the exons ATGTACAAGTTATCGATTATTCTGCTAAGCCTTTTAGCAGGCACGGCTTTCGGTGCCTCAACGAACAATTTGCTTAGGAGCACAGAGATCAATTTATTGCAATTGATGGTGGACACGCGAGCCAATCAACGCGCCAACCCCGAGCAAAGCTTGGCTTGCTTCGATTATTATCTTAAAGTGTTCGACGATCTCAATGAGGAGTACCGACTAGGCTTTGCTGCCTGCCTTGACACAGCCGAAGATGATAGGAGCAAAGTCGACGCTGCTACACAACCTGAACGCGATGCGATTGAAGCGTCGGCCAAGTCTTCTTGTGAGGCACTGAACGCTTGCGCACAGCTTGTTGGATCAATCGAATATTTCAGTTGCTTTTCAAGTACT ggcAAAGACAATACCGAAAGCATGTACGAGATTTCAGCAGATGCTGGCGAAACTTTAGCAAATGTACGCGAAAGCTATCGCTTAATAGAAAATGCTGAACACCGCTGTACGAATGCATCTGAACGTGAATATGTGGAGAATACCTATAAGGCTAATCTGGATTTACAAAGCTGTCTTAGAGGTGAATCGGCAGTGCCGACGACCGTCGCTCCAACACCTACTTCTCCCTCAGAAACAAGCCCGGGAGAAACAGAATCAACAGCGGCACCAACCGAGTCAACTCCAG ATACTCCTGAACCTACAGGCGCACCAACAGAGTCGACAACAGGGGCACCCGCAGAGACAGACTCAACAGCGGCACCGACCGAGTCGACCTCGGATGCTCCAGCTGTAACTGAAGACGCTGGAACAACTACGAATAGTGATTTCATGCCAGAAGAAGACCTGTTTGCTATGAGGAAACTGCTTGCTAAACTAAAAAGTAGACTTGCAGTGAGCAAACATTAA
- the LOC126755635 gene encoding uncharacterized protein LOC126755635 isoform X1, whose amino-acid sequence MYKLSIILLSLLAGTAFGASTNNLLRSTEINLLQLMVDTRANQRANPEQSLACFDYYLKVFDDLNEEYRLGFAACLDTAEDDRSKVDAATQPERDAIEASAKSSCEALNACAQLVGSIEYFSCFSSTGKDNTESMYEISADAGETLANVRESYRLIENAEHRCTNASEREYVENTYKANLDLQSCLRGESAVPTTVAPTPTSPSETSPGETESTAAPTESTPGTPEPTGAPTESTTGAPEETESTAAPTESTPGTPEPTGAPTESTTGAPGETESTAAPTESTSDTPEPTGAPTESTTGAPAETDSTAAPTESTSDAPAVTEDAGTTTNSDFMPEEDLFAMRKLLAKLKSRLAVSKH is encoded by the exons ATGTACAAGTTATCGATTATTCTGCTAAGCCTTTTAGCAGGCACGGCTTTCGGTGCCTCAACGAACAATTTGCTTAGGAGCACAGAGATCAATTTATTGCAATTGATGGTGGACACGCGAGCCAATCAACGCGCCAACCCCGAGCAAAGCTTGGCTTGCTTCGATTATTATCTTAAAGTGTTCGACGATCTCAATGAGGAGTACCGACTAGGCTTTGCTGCCTGCCTTGACACAGCCGAAGATGATAGGAGCAAAGTCGACGCTGCTACACAACCTGAACGCGATGCGATTGAAGCGTCGGCCAAGTCTTCTTGTGAGGCACTGAACGCTTGCGCACAGCTTGTTGGATCAATCGAATATTTCAGTTGCTTTTCAAGTACT ggcAAAGACAATACCGAAAGCATGTACGAGATTTCAGCAGATGCTGGCGAAACTTTAGCAAATGTACGCGAAAGCTATCGCTTAATAGAAAATGCTGAACACCGCTGTACGAATGCATCTGAACGTGAATATGTGGAGAATACCTATAAGGCTAATCTGGATTTACAAAGCTGTCTTAGAGGTGAATCGGCAGTGCCGACGACCGTCGCTCCAACACCTACTTCTCCCTCAGAAACAAGCCCGGGAGAAACAGAATCAACAGCGGCACCAACCGAGTCAACTCCAGGTACTCCTGAACCTACAGGCGCACCAACCGAGTCGACAACAGGGGCACCCGAAGAGACAGAATCAACAGCGGCACCAACCGAGTCAACTCCAGGTACTCCTGAACCTACAGGCGCACCAACAGAGTCGACAACAGGGGCACCCGGAGAGACAGAATCAACAGCGGCACCGACCGAGTCAACTTCAGATACTCCTGAACCTACAGGCGCACCAACAGAGTCGACAACAGGGGCACCCGCAGAGACAGACTCAACAGCGGCACCGACCGAGTCGACCTCGGATGCTCCAGCTGTAACTGAAGACGCTGGAACAACTACGAATAGTGATTTCATGCCAGAAGAAGACCTGTTTGCTATGAGGAAACTGCTTGCTAAACTAAAAAGTAGACTTGCAGTGAGCAAACATTAA
- the LOC126757591 gene encoding serine-rich adhesin for platelets-like: MPPQPPQQFSTKVSDITDFSTTTDATATTSTIVGTDSTSILTTSSEKTASTSNAEASPHTTDSSTKASDITDFSTTTDAIATTSTIVGTDSTSIPTTSSEKTVSTSNAEASHHTTDSSTKVSGITDFSTTTDAIATTSTIVGTDSTSIPTTSSEKTASTSNAEGSQHTTDSSTKVSDITDFSTTTDAIATTSTIVGTDSTSIPTTSSEKTVSTSNAEASHHTTDSSTKASDITDFSTTTDAIATTSTIVGTDSASIPTTSSEKTVSTSNAEASHHTTDSSTKASDITDFSTTTDAIATTSTIVGTDSTSIPTTSSEKTVSTSNAEASHHTTDSSTKVSDITDFSTTTDATATTSTIVGTDSTSIPTTSSEKTASTSNAEASHHTTDSSTKASDITDFSTTTDAIATTSTIVGTDSTSIPTTSSEKTVSTSNAEASHHTTYSSTKASDITDFSTTTDAIATTSTIVGTDSTSIPTTSSEKTASTSNAEASHHTTDSSTKVSGITDFSTTTDATATTSTIVGTDSTSIPTTSSEKTVSTSNAEASHHTTDSSTKASDITDFSTTTDAIATTSTIVGTDSTSIPTTSSEKTASTSKAVASHHTTDSSTKVSDITDFSTTTDAIATTSTIVGTDSTSIPTTSSEKTASTSNAEGSQHTTDSSTKVSDITDFSTTTDAIATTSITMGIDSTSIISTSFGGTSYQLQPNPTQPPSLRPSLRVFQFY; encoded by the exons ATGCCACCGCAACCACCTCAACAATT ttctacaaaagtatCTGATATAACTGACTTTTCAACCACAACCGATGCCACCGCAACCACCTCAACAATTGTGGGAACCGATTCAACCAGTATTCTCACCACTTCTTCCGAAAAAACTGCATCAACATCAAATGCTGAAG CTTCGCCCCATACCACTGatagttctacaaaagcatCTGATATAACTGACTTTTCAACCACAACCGATGCCATCGCAACCACCTCAACAATTGTGGGAACCGATTCAACCAGTATTCCCACCACTTCTTCCGAAAAAACTGTCTCAACATCAAATGCTGAAGCTTCGCACCATACCACTGatagttctacaaaagtatCTGGTATAACTGACTTTTCAACCACAACCGATGCCATCGCAACCACCTCAACAATTGTGGGAACCGATTCAACCAGTATTCCCACCACTTCTTCCGAAAAAACTGCATCAACATCAAATGCTGAAGGTTCGCAACATACCACTGACAGTTCTACAAAAGTATCTGATATAACTGACTTTTCAACCACAACCGATGCCATCGCAACCACCTCAACAATTGTGGGAACCGATTCAACCAGTATTCCCACCACTTCTTCCGAAAAAACTGTCTCAACATCAAATGCTGAAGCTTCGCACCATACCACTGatagttctacaaaagcatCTGATATAACTGACTTTTCAACCACAACCGATGCCATCGCAACCACCTCAACAATTGTGGGAACCGATTCAGCCAGTATTCCCACCACTTCTTCCGAAAAAACTGTCTCAACATCAAATGCTGAAGCTTCGCACCATACCACTGatagttctacaaaagcatCTGATATAACTGACTTTTCAACCACAACCGATGCCATCGCAACCACCTCAACAATTGTGGGAACCGATTCAACCAGTATTCCCACCACTTCTTCCGAAAAAACTGTCTCAACATCAAATGCTGAAGCTTCGCACCATACCACTGatagttctacaaaagtatCTGATATAACTGACTTTTCAACCACAACCGATGCCACCGCAACCACCTCAACAATTGTGGGAACCGATTCAACCAGTATTCCCACCACTTCTTCCGAAAAAACTGCATCAACATCAAATGCTGAAGCTTCGCACCATACCACTGatagttctacaaaagcatCTGATATAACTGACTTTTCAACCACAACCGATGCCATCGCAACCACCTCAACAATTGTGGGAACCGATTCAACCAGTATTCCCACCACTTCTTCCGAAAAAACTGTCTCAACATCAAATGCTGAAGCTTCGCACCATACCACTTatagttctacaaaagcatCTGATATAACTGACTTTTCAACCACAACCGATGCCATCGCAACCACCTCAACAATTGTGGGAACCGATTCAACCAGTATTCCCACCACTTCTTCCGAAAAAACTGCATCAACATCAAATGCTGAAGCTTCGCACCATACCACTGatagttctacaaaagtatCTGGTATAACTGACTTTTCAACCACAACCGATGCCACCGCAACCACCTCAACAATTGTGGGAACCGATTCAACCAGTATTCCCACCACTTCTTCCGAAAAAACTGTCTCAACATCAAATGCTGAAGCTTCGCACCATACCACTGatagttctacaaaagcatCTGATATAACTGACTTTTCAACCACAACCGATGCCATCGCAACCACCTCAACAATTGTGGGAACCGATTCAACCAGTATTCCCACCACTTCTTCCGAAAAAACTGCATCAACATCAAAAGCTGTTG CTTCGCACCATACCACTGatagttctacaaaagtatCTGATATAACTGACTTTTCAACCACAACCGATGCCATCGCAACCACCTCAACAATTGTGGGAACCGATTCAACCAGTATTCCCACCACTTCTTCCGAAAAAACTGCATCAACATCAAATGCTGAAGGTTCGCAACATACCACTGACAGTTCTACAAAAGTATCTGATATAACTGACTTTTCAACCACAACCGATGCCATCGCAACCACTTCAATAACCATGGGAATCGATTCAACAAGTATTATCTCCACTTCTTTCGGAGGAACTTCATATCAATTGCAACCGAATCCGACGCAACCACCTTCTTTGAGACCGAGTCTACGAGTATTTCAGTTCTACTAA